The Aquisphaera giovannonii genome includes a window with the following:
- a CDS encoding NAD-dependent epimerase/dehydratase family protein encodes MKAFVTGHQGYIGSHLVDVLKQAGHSVVGCDIGLFEGCGWEPLVKPDRHLNKDVRQIEPADLEGCDAVMHLAAISNDPMGDLNAQITFDINRDASIRLAKIAKQAGVPRYLFAGSCSVYGQGEKLDLDEGDPLNPLTAYAKSKIDTEVAVSELADDAFTPVFLRNSTAYGHSPMLRIDLVVNNLLGSALAYGEIRIQSDGSPWRPLIHCRDIARAFLAMAEAPREAVHNKAINVGANSENYQVRDVGNQVQRLVPSAKITYTGEVGADPRNYRVNFDLLYKLLPDFRLQYNLASGMEELHRKMVEHGFGKKDFEGDQFVRLRTLKHRFQLLG; translated from the coding sequence ATGAAAGCCTTCGTCACCGGCCATCAGGGCTACATCGGATCCCACCTCGTCGACGTCCTCAAGCAGGCCGGCCACTCGGTCGTCGGCTGCGACATCGGCCTCTTCGAGGGCTGCGGCTGGGAGCCCCTGGTGAAGCCCGACCGGCACCTGAACAAGGACGTCCGCCAGATCGAGCCGGCCGACCTCGAGGGCTGCGACGCCGTCATGCACCTCGCGGCGATCTCCAACGACCCGATGGGCGACCTGAACGCCCAGATCACCTTCGACATCAACCGCGACGCGTCGATCCGCCTGGCGAAGATCGCCAAGCAGGCGGGCGTCCCGCGATACCTCTTCGCCGGGAGCTGCTCGGTCTACGGCCAGGGCGAGAAGCTCGACCTCGACGAGGGCGACCCGCTCAACCCGCTGACCGCCTACGCCAAGTCCAAGATCGACACCGAGGTCGCCGTCTCCGAGCTGGCCGACGACGCCTTCACGCCGGTCTTCCTCCGCAACTCCACCGCCTACGGCCACTCGCCGATGCTCCGCATCGACCTGGTGGTCAACAACCTGCTCGGCTCTGCCCTGGCCTACGGCGAGATCCGGATCCAGTCCGACGGGTCCCCCTGGCGCCCCCTGATCCACTGCCGCGACATCGCCCGGGCCTTCCTCGCCATGGCCGAGGCCCCGCGCGAGGCGGTCCACAACAAGGCCATCAACGTCGGCGCCAACTCCGAGAACTACCAGGTCCGCGACGTCGGCAACCAGGTGCAGCGGCTCGTGCCGTCGGCCAAGATCACCTACACCGGCGAGGTCGGCGCCGACCCCCGCAACTACCGCGTGAACTTCGACCTCCTGTACAAGCTCCTGCCCGATTTCCGGCTCCAGTACAACCTGGCCTCCGGCATGGAGGAGCTGCACCGCAAGATGGTCGAGCACGGCTTCGGCAAGAAGGACTTCGAAGGCGACCAGTTTGTCCGCCTGCGGACGCTCAAGCACCGGTTCCAACTGCTCGGATGA
- the rfbC gene encoding dTDP-4-dehydrorhamnose 3,5-epimerase, whose protein sequence is MIFNETPLPGAYVIDLEKRGDDRGFFARAFCEKEFGAHGLATHFVQVNNSLSAQKGTLRGMHYQLAPKAETKVVRCIRGALYDLILDLRKDSPTFGKSFGAELSAENRRVMYVPKGFAHGFITLADDTEAFYFVDEFYAPEAERGVRWNDPKFGLEWPIAPAVLSDKDANQRDFDPAWHLSA, encoded by the coding sequence ATGATCTTCAACGAGACGCCCCTGCCGGGCGCGTACGTCATCGACCTGGAGAAGCGGGGCGACGACCGCGGCTTCTTCGCGCGGGCCTTCTGCGAGAAGGAATTCGGGGCCCACGGCCTGGCCACGCATTTCGTCCAGGTGAACAACTCGCTGAGCGCCCAGAAGGGGACGCTGCGCGGGATGCACTACCAGCTCGCCCCGAAGGCCGAGACGAAGGTCGTCCGCTGCATCCGCGGCGCGCTCTACGACCTGATCCTCGACCTCCGCAAGGACTCGCCGACCTTCGGCAAGAGCTTCGGGGCCGAGCTGAGCGCCGAGAACCGCCGGGTGATGTACGTCCCCAAGGGCTTCGCCCACGGCTTCATCACGCTGGCCGACGACACCGAGGCCTTCTACTTCGTCGACGAGTTCTACGCCCCCGAGGCCGAGCGCGGGGTGCGCTGGAACGACCCGAAGTTCGGCCTCGAGTGGCCGATCGCCCCCGCCGTCCTGTCCGACAAGGACGCCAACCAGCGCGACTTCGATCCGGCCTGGCACCTCTCCGCCTGA
- a CDS encoding NAD-dependent epimerase/dehydratase family protein has product MKILFTGGSSFTGYWFLRELAAAGHEVTALFRKPASGYDDSPRRQRVAMASELVRPVHGCSFGDDAFLALVAQGGWDLLCHHAADVTNYKSPDFDAIGAVRNNTLNLPQVLRALADAGCPRILLTGSVFEGGEGAGSQGLPDFSPYGLSKALTAQAFRFYCDRAGLRLGKFVIPNPFGPYEEPRFTGYLMKNWLAGKEASCSQPSYVRDNIHVSLLAKAYADFAGKLPATPGFSRLNPSGYAEGQGAFTLRTAQEMRPRLNLPCAVTLAKQVEFPEPRVRINTDIVDAGALGWDEARAWDEMADYYLKAHAEASAPAR; this is encoded by the coding sequence ATGAAGATCCTGTTCACCGGCGGCAGCTCGTTCACGGGGTACTGGTTCCTCCGGGAGCTGGCCGCCGCCGGCCACGAGGTCACGGCCCTCTTCCGCAAGCCGGCATCCGGGTACGACGACTCGCCCCGCCGCCAGCGGGTCGCGATGGCCTCGGAGCTGGTCCGGCCCGTCCACGGCTGCTCGTTCGGCGACGACGCGTTCCTGGCCCTGGTGGCCCAGGGCGGCTGGGACCTGCTCTGCCATCACGCGGCCGACGTCACCAACTACAAGAGCCCGGACTTCGACGCGATCGGGGCGGTCCGGAACAACACCCTCAACCTCCCGCAGGTCCTCCGGGCCCTCGCCGACGCCGGCTGCCCCAGGATCCTCCTCACGGGCAGCGTGTTCGAGGGCGGCGAGGGGGCCGGCTCCCAGGGCCTGCCCGACTTCTCGCCCTACGGCCTGTCCAAGGCCCTGACGGCCCAGGCCTTCCGGTTCTACTGCGACCGCGCCGGGCTGCGGCTGGGCAAGTTCGTGATCCCCAACCCCTTCGGCCCCTACGAGGAGCCGCGGTTCACGGGCTACCTGATGAAGAACTGGCTGGCCGGCAAGGAGGCCTCGTGCTCCCAGCCGTCCTACGTCCGCGACAACATCCACGTCTCGCTGCTCGCCAAGGCGTACGCGGACTTCGCCGGCAAGCTGCCCGCGACGCCGGGCTTCTCCCGGCTCAACCCGAGCGGCTACGCGGAGGGCCAGGGTGCCTTCACCCTGCGGACGGCCCAGGAGATGAGGCCCCGGCTGAACCTCCCCTGCGCGGTGACCCTCGCGAAGCAGGTCGAGTTCCCCGAGCCCCGCGTCCGCATCAACACCGACATCGTCGACGCCGGGGCCCTCGGCTGGGATGAGGCCCGGGCCTGGGACGAGATGGCCGACTACTACCTGAAAGCCCACGCGGAGGCGTCGGCGCCCGCCCGCTAG
- a CDS encoding glycosyltransferase, with protein sequence MYPQNSQSFIRRELAEVEAQGIPVHRYTVRRWDDRIVDPLDQAESRKTEVVLDAGAGGLLRAAMAAAASRPLAFWGALALAVRLGRRTGSAGRGVVRHLIYLAEACHLLGSLRRRGVDHVHAHFGTNSTAVAALCHALGGPPFSFTVHGPEEFDAPLGLALDEKVRRARFAVAISDYGRSQLRRWVPYEQWPKIRIVRCGLDPMFLDADPAPVPAARRLVCVGRLAEQKGHLTLIEAAARLRAEGVDFELILVGDGPLRGEIERQVAAHGLQDRVRLAGWQSNSAIRDLVLGSRATVLSSFAEGLPVVIMESLALRRPVVSTYVAGIPELVEPGVTGWLVPASSAEALASALREALDAPVEVLERMGAAGAARVAERHRAATEAGKLVELFRGSVEGVAPRPRDGVPEPALP encoded by the coding sequence ATGTACCCGCAGAACAGCCAGAGCTTCATCCGCCGCGAGCTGGCCGAGGTGGAGGCCCAGGGCATCCCGGTGCACCGCTACACGGTGAGGCGGTGGGACGACCGGATCGTCGACCCGCTGGACCAGGCCGAGAGCCGCAAGACCGAGGTCGTCCTCGACGCGGGGGCCGGCGGGCTGCTCCGGGCCGCGATGGCCGCGGCGGCCTCGAGGCCGCTCGCCTTCTGGGGTGCGCTGGCGCTGGCCGTCCGGCTCGGCCGGCGGACCGGGAGCGCCGGGCGCGGGGTCGTCCGGCACCTGATCTATCTCGCCGAGGCCTGCCACCTGCTGGGCTCGCTCCGGCGCCGGGGCGTCGATCACGTCCACGCCCACTTCGGGACGAACTCGACCGCCGTGGCGGCCCTCTGCCACGCGCTCGGCGGCCCGCCGTTCAGCTTCACCGTGCACGGGCCCGAGGAGTTCGACGCCCCGCTGGGCCTGGCCCTGGACGAGAAGGTCCGGCGCGCGCGGTTCGCGGTCGCGATCAGCGACTATGGCCGCAGCCAGCTCCGCCGCTGGGTCCCCTACGAGCAGTGGCCGAAGATCCGGATCGTCCGCTGCGGCCTGGACCCCATGTTCCTCGACGCCGATCCCGCGCCCGTCCCCGCCGCCAGGAGGCTGGTCTGCGTGGGGAGGCTGGCCGAGCAGAAGGGCCACCTGACCCTGATCGAGGCCGCGGCGAGGCTCCGCGCGGAGGGCGTCGACTTCGAGCTGATCCTCGTCGGGGACGGCCCGCTCCGGGGCGAGATCGAGCGCCAGGTGGCGGCCCACGGCCTCCAGGACCGGGTCCGGCTGGCGGGCTGGCAGAGCAACTCCGCCATCCGCGACCTGGTCCTCGGCAGCCGCGCCACGGTCCTCTCCAGCTTCGCGGAGGGGCTGCCGGTGGTGATCATGGAATCCCTGGCGCTGCGGCGACCGGTCGTCAGCACGTATGTCGCCGGCATCCCGGAGCTGGTAGAGCCCGGCGTGACGGGCTGGCTCGTCCCGGCGAGTTCCGCCGAGGCGCTCGCCTCGGCGCTCCGCGAGGCGCTCGACGCGCCCGTCGAGGTGCTGGAGCGAATGGGCGCCGCCGGCGCGGCCCGCGTCGCCGAGCGGCACCGGGCCGCCACCGAGGCCGGCAAGCTCGTGGAGCTATTCCGCGGGAGCGTCGAGGGCGTGGCCCCGCGGCCCCGCGACGGCGTGCCCGAGCCGGCCCTGCCCTAG
- a CDS encoding D-glycero-alpha-D-manno-heptose-1,7-bisphosphate 7-phosphatase, whose amino-acid sequence MSPPPGGPGASRATGEVPAGGPRPAVFLDRDGTVIEHVSYLSDPGLVRLLPGAAAALIRLRRAGFAAVLATNQSAVGRGMITEGRLREIHAELERQLGREGTSLDGIYYCPDAPWDDDGLPATASRRKPGAGMLLEAASDLGLDLAASWMIGDLMSDVLAGLNAGCRSILLAPGRPPEGDDEGPAPGPYLTAPDLAAAADLILAGHAGAMAAARTAARGISPP is encoded by the coding sequence ATGAGCCCGCCGCCCGGGGGCCCGGGGGCGTCCCGCGCGACGGGCGAGGTCCCGGCGGGGGGACCACGCCCGGCGGTCTTCCTGGACCGCGACGGTACGGTGATCGAGCACGTCTCCTACCTGTCGGACCCGGGCCTCGTCCGGCTCCTCCCCGGGGCCGCGGCGGCGCTCATACGGCTCCGACGCGCCGGCTTCGCGGCCGTGCTGGCGACGAACCAGTCGGCGGTGGGGCGGGGAATGATCACCGAGGGGCGGCTGCGGGAGATCCACGCCGAGCTGGAGCGGCAGCTCGGGCGGGAGGGGACGTCGCTGGACGGGATCTACTATTGCCCGGACGCCCCCTGGGACGACGACGGGCTGCCGGCGACGGCGTCGCGGCGGAAGCCCGGGGCCGGTATGCTGCTGGAGGCCGCGTCGGACCTGGGCCTGGACCTCGCCGCCTCGTGGATGATCGGCGACCTGATGTCCGACGTGCTGGCCGGCCTGAACGCCGGATGCCGGAGCATCCTGCTCGCCCCCGGGCGGCCGCCCGAAGGGGACGACGAGGGGCCGGCGCCCGGCCCGTACCTGACGGCCCCGGACCTGGCCGCCGCGGCGGACCTCATCCTGGCGGGGCACGCGGGGGCGATGGCGGCCGCCCGCACCGCAGCCCGAGGTATCTCCCCACCGTGA
- a CDS encoding WecB/TagA/CpsF family glycosyltransferase, with amino-acid sequence MTRGGGIKEPVWVWGIPYTPLTYEETLEAVCGLVEEARPAFFITANTHYAMLTRDNADLREVNSRAAFILADGAPVVWASRRGPAPLPERVAGADLVFSLCEIAARRGYRVFLAGAAPGVAEAAAERLRERYPGLAVATACPPRFQDQSDEEYRDLKAKIVAARPHLLFLAASQPQGERWLFRNLEDLGIPVVGVPVGSTVDIAAGRLGRAPVWMQKTGLEWFYRLVSEPRKLLTRYARNGRFIASTLLRRPDRPATSE; translated from the coding sequence ATGACGCGAGGCGGCGGCATCAAGGAGCCGGTCTGGGTCTGGGGGATCCCCTACACGCCCCTGACTTACGAGGAAACATTGGAGGCCGTCTGCGGCCTGGTCGAGGAGGCGAGGCCCGCCTTCTTCATCACGGCCAACACCCACTACGCGATGCTGACCCGGGACAACGCGGACCTCCGCGAGGTCAACTCCCGCGCGGCTTTCATCCTCGCCGACGGGGCGCCCGTGGTCTGGGCCTCGAGGCGGGGCCCGGCCCCGCTGCCGGAGCGGGTCGCCGGCGCGGACCTCGTCTTCTCGCTCTGCGAGATCGCGGCGAGGAGGGGCTACCGCGTCTTCCTCGCCGGCGCGGCCCCGGGCGTCGCCGAGGCGGCCGCCGAGCGGCTCCGCGAACGCTACCCCGGCCTGGCCGTCGCGACCGCCTGCCCGCCGCGGTTCCAGGACCAGTCGGACGAGGAGTACCGGGACCTGAAGGCCAAGATCGTGGCCGCGAGGCCCCACCTGCTGTTCCTCGCCGCGTCCCAGCCCCAGGGCGAGCGCTGGCTCTTCCGCAACCTGGAGGACCTGGGGATCCCGGTCGTGGGCGTGCCTGTCGGGTCTACGGTGGACATAGCGGCCGGCCGCCTCGGGAGGGCGCCGGTCTGGATGCAGAAGACCGGCCTCGAGTGGTTCTACCGGCTCGTGAGCGAGCCCCGGAAGCTGCTGACCCGCTACGCCCGGAACGGCCGGTTCATCGCCTCCACGCTCCTCCGGCGGCCGGATCGCCCGGCCACCTCGGAATGA
- a CDS encoding exosortase/archaeosortase family protein, with amino-acid sequence MTSNPSPALRDRLQAVEPRLVAMLVGLAGLAWAYWPNLQDLYTTWTHEPNYSHGILVIPIALMIAWQRQGEAKGGEEAGYGPWWSWILLASTLAIRAVAYEQNSQWVETATLIPAVACLMFTLGGWPLLKRVWPAVAFLAFMLPLPRAVNEFITMPLQRLATAGSVYVMLLTGLLVQAQGNIIVVPDAPPESRTLEVAQACNGLSMLMTLAATVTATIILFPLPNWKRLVVFASAIPIALISNIIRIVATGWCYYLMRGDSAHKLAHDWAGYLMMPTALILVGLELLVLSWLGGDEVPEEQQRPIFAIIPQEAGPAAVQKKGRVPEL; translated from the coding sequence ATGACTTCGAATCCAAGTCCCGCCCTCCGCGACCGCCTCCAGGCCGTCGAGCCGCGGCTCGTCGCCATGCTGGTCGGGCTCGCGGGGCTGGCCTGGGCCTACTGGCCCAACCTGCAGGACCTCTACACGACCTGGACCCACGAGCCGAACTACTCCCACGGCATCCTCGTGATCCCGATCGCCCTGATGATCGCCTGGCAGCGGCAGGGCGAGGCGAAGGGCGGCGAGGAGGCCGGCTACGGCCCCTGGTGGAGCTGGATCCTGCTGGCGTCCACCCTCGCGATCCGGGCCGTCGCCTACGAGCAGAACAGCCAGTGGGTGGAGACGGCGACCCTGATCCCCGCCGTGGCCTGCCTGATGTTCACGCTCGGCGGATGGCCCCTCCTCAAGCGGGTCTGGCCCGCCGTGGCCTTCCTGGCCTTCATGCTCCCCCTGCCGCGAGCGGTCAACGAGTTCATCACCATGCCCCTGCAGCGCCTCGCCACCGCGGGGAGCGTCTACGTCATGCTGCTCACGGGGCTCCTCGTGCAGGCGCAGGGGAACATCATCGTCGTCCCGGACGCCCCGCCCGAATCGAGGACGCTCGAGGTCGCGCAGGCCTGCAACGGGCTGTCCATGCTGATGACGCTGGCGGCGACCGTCACCGCCACGATCATCCTGTTCCCCCTGCCGAACTGGAAGCGGCTCGTCGTCTTCGCCAGCGCGATCCCCATCGCGCTGATCAGCAACATCATCCGGATCGTGGCGACGGGCTGGTGCTACTACCTGATGCGCGGGGATTCCGCGCACAAGCTCGCCCACGACTGGGCGGGCTACCTGATGATGCCGACCGCGCTCATCCTGGTCGGGCTGGAGCTGCTGGTCCTCTCTTGGCTGGGCGGGGACGAGGTGCCCGAGGAGCAGCAGCGGCCGATCTTCGCGATCATCCCCCAGGAGGCGGGGCCCGCGGCCGTCCAGAAGAAAGGACGGGTCCCGGAGCTATGA
- a CDS encoding exopolysaccharide transport family protein: protein MRREMDVAGAPSVTIDTRQLFRGLARNWWRILLVWLVVSAPLVYVIYTLVEPTYQASSLVLVESNQNDPFSAFSNPALSGQAPTYLKTQLVSVTSDPVLAGAFVVEPRIAKFSMFKNSNDPAAELRKRLEVQILPDTNFIKISLESTNPQEAADTVNAVALAYKLATQPDDTQLVPPAITGLRKDTAQAEVAALEEYRKKEIDSKIKMKKDALLKLAKNGGVQFKKDANAKGEPVDTPQATSDDLLEQFRSTNELLMQTDFQLIEAEAKLTARQAQAAGDVASQSQAPDSNVPNEQIREEFTRDPEVIELVDRIKQVKNELDHLESISRKKSDPSRKAAQTQLSKLEKQYYDLWETKKGQIRERLLVTTSGVASNGERGESIPELMQQIAVLKTKKDKLTELYKKFEVTQKDSHADTVQAAFLNTELANLTTAGQQIERRLLQLKFTQDKSAVTIPRIDRAKAPRDSFNNKRLKFMAIVPVVVLGALLGLFLLLEIRAERVVNPDSLSSRVQSEVYALPPIPRQRAIGASGPDDQIDRFIQRLDHLRFAVCGEPHDAEMGRCVLVTSAIGGEGKTTLAAQLAARCGNAGISTLLIDADLRRASLCPLLEVPEGPGLSDALQGDVKVDELIIPVQGGTFHLLAAGTPVPDASRIVQGRSFPMLIAQLRQTYEMIIIDSPPVLPVPDALALGRWTDGALLATRFEVSRSPQVERARRQLDNAGIPVLGTVINGLRSSDSYYGRYTYSRQRATQTPSADAV, encoded by the coding sequence ATGCGCCGCGAGATGGACGTGGCCGGGGCGCCGTCGGTCACCATCGATACCCGGCAGCTCTTCCGCGGCCTGGCCCGCAACTGGTGGCGCATCCTCCTGGTCTGGCTCGTCGTGTCCGCGCCCCTGGTGTACGTCATCTACACCCTCGTCGAGCCGACTTATCAGGCATCCAGCCTGGTGCTCGTGGAATCGAACCAGAACGATCCTTTCAGCGCCTTCAGCAATCCGGCGCTGAGTGGCCAGGCGCCGACCTACCTCAAGACCCAGCTCGTGTCCGTCACCAGCGACCCGGTCCTGGCCGGCGCCTTCGTCGTCGAGCCCCGGATCGCCAAGTTCTCGATGTTCAAGAACAGCAACGACCCCGCCGCCGAGCTCCGCAAGCGGCTGGAGGTCCAGATCCTCCCGGACACCAACTTCATCAAGATCTCGCTGGAGTCCACCAACCCGCAGGAGGCCGCCGACACCGTCAACGCGGTGGCCCTGGCCTACAAGCTGGCGACCCAACCGGACGACACGCAGTTGGTCCCGCCGGCGATCACCGGCCTGCGCAAGGACACGGCCCAGGCCGAGGTCGCGGCCCTCGAGGAGTACCGGAAGAAGGAGATCGACTCGAAGATCAAAATGAAGAAGGACGCGTTGCTCAAGCTGGCGAAGAACGGGGGGGTGCAGTTCAAGAAGGATGCCAACGCCAAGGGTGAGCCTGTGGACACGCCCCAGGCGACCTCCGACGACCTGCTCGAGCAATTCCGGAGCACGAATGAGCTCCTCATGCAGACCGACTTCCAGCTCATCGAGGCCGAGGCGAAGCTCACCGCCAGGCAGGCCCAGGCGGCGGGCGACGTGGCCTCGCAGTCGCAGGCCCCGGATTCGAACGTCCCGAACGAGCAGATCCGGGAGGAATTCACACGCGACCCGGAGGTTATCGAGCTCGTCGATCGGATCAAGCAGGTGAAGAATGAGCTCGACCATCTCGAGTCGATCTCCCGCAAGAAGAGCGACCCTTCGCGGAAAGCCGCCCAGACCCAGCTCAGCAAGCTCGAGAAGCAATACTACGACCTCTGGGAGACCAAGAAGGGCCAGATCCGCGAGCGGCTGCTCGTCACCACCAGCGGGGTCGCGTCCAATGGCGAGCGGGGCGAGTCGATCCCCGAGCTGATGCAGCAGATCGCGGTGCTGAAGACCAAGAAGGACAAACTCACGGAGCTCTACAAGAAGTTCGAGGTGACGCAGAAGGACTCGCACGCCGACACGGTTCAGGCGGCGTTCCTCAACACCGAGCTGGCGAACCTGACCACGGCCGGCCAGCAGATCGAACGCCGGCTCCTCCAGCTGAAGTTCACCCAGGACAAGTCGGCCGTGACGATCCCCCGCATCGACCGGGCGAAGGCCCCTCGGGACAGCTTCAACAACAAGCGGCTGAAGTTCATGGCCATCGTCCCGGTGGTCGTCCTGGGCGCGTTGCTGGGGCTCTTCCTTCTCCTGGAGATCCGGGCGGAGCGCGTGGTAAACCCCGACTCGCTGTCGAGCCGGGTGCAGTCCGAGGTCTACGCCCTGCCGCCGATCCCCAGGCAGCGTGCAATCGGCGCGTCGGGGCCCGACGACCAGATCGACCGCTTCATCCAGCGGCTGGATCACCTGCGGTTCGCCGTCTGCGGGGAGCCCCACGACGCCGAGATGGGGCGTTGCGTGCTCGTCACCAGCGCCATCGGCGGAGAGGGCAAGACCACCCTGGCCGCCCAGCTGGCGGCGCGTTGCGGCAACGCCGGCATCTCGACCCTCCTGATCGACGCCGACCTCCGCCGCGCGTCGCTCTGCCCGCTGCTGGAGGTGCCGGAGGGGCCGGGCCTGAGCGACGCCCTCCAGGGCGACGTCAAGGTGGACGAGCTGATCATCCCCGTGCAGGGCGGGACGTTCCACCTCCTGGCCGCGGGGACGCCCGTCCCGGACGCCAGCCGGATCGTGCAGGGGAGGAGCTTCCCGATGCTCATCGCGCAGCTCCGCCAGACCTACGAGATGATCATCATCGACTCCCCGCCGGTCCTGCCGGTGCCCGACGCCCTGGCGCTGGGCCGCTGGACGGACGGCGCGCTCCTCGCCACCCGGTTCGAGGTCAGCCGTTCGCCCCAGGTGGAGCGGGCCCGCCGCCAGCTCGACAACGCGGGCATCCCCGTGCTCGGCACGGTGATCAACGGGCTGCGTTCCTCGGATTCCTACTACGGCCGCTACACCTACAGCCGCCAGCGGGCGACCCAGACGCCCTCCGCCGACGCGGTCTAG
- a CDS encoding exosortase C-terminal domain/associated protein EpsI, with protein MATADLPQRPQAPARLASRFEWRRLAIVCALLAISGGGRYVRDWQFASLSRENESPPFALSEFPLQIGTWQAKPGSEQPLEPEIARIAGASDHVIRTYVDSSTGNTADVMIIYGLAAGVWPHTPEICYPASGLAARSEAELVEVPLPGSPGQSATFRRQVFGRGGDQREVYYSFRNAGQWAVDMESRWKSFRYHPGMFKIQVQHPYSGDNGGRAIEALLAKIADAIDHHSPGGG; from the coding sequence ATGGCGACAGCGGACCTCCCGCAACGACCCCAGGCCCCGGCGCGACTCGCGTCCCGCTTCGAGTGGAGGCGTCTGGCCATAGTCTGTGCCCTGCTCGCGATCTCGGGCGGGGGGCGTTACGTGAGGGATTGGCAGTTCGCCTCGCTGAGCAGGGAGAACGAATCCCCGCCCTTCGCCCTGAGCGAGTTCCCCCTCCAGATCGGGACCTGGCAGGCGAAGCCCGGGTCGGAGCAGCCGCTGGAGCCCGAGATCGCCCGAATCGCCGGGGCGAGCGACCACGTGATCCGGACCTACGTCGACAGCAGCACGGGGAACACGGCCGACGTGATGATCATTTACGGCCTGGCCGCCGGGGTGTGGCCCCACACCCCGGAGATCTGCTACCCCGCCAGCGGACTGGCGGCGCGATCCGAGGCCGAGCTCGTGGAGGTCCCGCTCCCCGGGTCCCCGGGGCAATCGGCGACCTTCCGCAGGCAGGTGTTCGGCAGGGGCGGCGACCAGCGAGAGGTCTATTATTCGTTCAGGAACGCCGGGCAATGGGCCGTCGACATGGAGTCCAGGTGGAAGTCCTTCCGCTATCACCCCGGCATGTTCAAAATCCAGGTGCAACATCCCTATAGCGGCGACAACGGCGGCCGGGCCATCGAGGCCCTGCTCGCCAAGATCGCCGACGCGATCGATCACCACAGCCCCGGCGGGGGTTGA